TATTCTGAGTAAGAATAGCGCCAATTGCTATCTCATCATCCGTTTCCCCTGGCCACCAGTTCTGATGACCAAAAGCAGAGAACAATTTTTCATAAATAAAAATAAGATCAGGCATTTTTCCAATATTGGGTTAGTTTTTTCTTCACTTCCTTAGGCTTAACAATGGTAACAGGTATAGGAGATTTTCTTGTCACTTTTACAGCTACACTACCCACAAACATCTCCTTTAACATTCCTTTACCATGTGAAGAAATAATTATATGATCTATCTTTTTCTCAATAGCTGTTTTAACAATCTCATCCGAGGGTTCACCTAATCTTATAATGTGTTTTACATCTAAGCCTTGTTCTTTAAATTTTTTCTCTATATCCCCCAGTCTTTTTTCTGCCTCTCGCTGAATGATACCCTGCAGCTCTGCTGCACTGGTATAGATCGCAGAAATAATACCCCTAATATCTACTACATAAACAAGGATAATGTTTCCCTTTCTTAGTTGTTCATTCTGCATAATAAACTCTACTGCCTCCAGAGATACTTCAGAAAGATCAGTAGGAATAAGGATTTTCATCTTTCAACTCCTTTTTATTTTTTAACTTATGGTATCAAATTTTGCAATTATAAACAACATTGTTAAATAGTAATCGTATGTTAAATTAATACCAGACCACTTTATTAACTTCCTGCTGGTTTGTTATGTAAAACGCCTTGAAATTCTAAAAGCCCCGCCTGTTTCATTAAAGGAAAAAGATTATAATTATGGGAAAATAATAAAGATAGACAAAGATGCCTTTTATATCTGTTGTAAAGATGGTGCTTTAAAAGTAGAACAAGTTCAAATGGAAGGCAAAAAGGTTATGGATGCCTCTTCCTTTTGAGCAATACGGTAATGACGACTGGTAAAAAATTGATAGGAACGTGAACTCGATATTTGTCGCAAATGTGGAATATTCTGGAGTATTCCACGGGGGGAAATTGATGGTTGATAGAAAAGCCATAAACTAATTATTCTGAGGCAAAAGAAAAGAATATTAGCCTCTGGATTACACCTCCTGTCATTCCGTGCTTGACACGGAATCTGGAGTCTGGATTC
This region of Deltaproteobacteria bacterium genomic DNA includes:
- a CDS encoding universal stress protein, with amino-acid sequence MKILIPTDLSEVSLEAVEFIMQNEQLRKGNIILVYVVDIRGIISAIYTSAAELQGIIQREAEKRLGDIEKKFKEQGLDVKHIIRLGEPSDEIVKTAIEKKIDHIIISSHGKGMLKEMFVGSVAVKVTRKSPIPVTIVKPKEVKKKLTQYWKNA